The Gemmatimonadaceae bacterium genome contains the following window.
ACCGACATCACGATGGCGCTCGACGGCTACTCGGGCATCGAGCACAACCTGCCCATCACGCCGCTCTACGAGGACGTGCAGCAGCTCTTCGCCGCCTCGGGCACCGTCACCACGCCGACGCTGCTCGTGACCTACGGCGGACCCTGGGCCGAGAACTACTTCTATACGAGGGAGAACCCGCACAACGACGCGAAGCTGCAGCACTTCACGCCGTCGGACGACCTCGACGACAAGACGCGCCGCCGCGACACCGGCGCCGCCGGCTGGTTCCGCGACGAGGAGTTCCACTTCCGGGAGCACGCCGCGCAGGTAAAGGCCATCATCGATGCCGGCGGCAAGGCCGGCATCGGCAGCCACGGCCAGCTACAGGGCCTCGGCTACCACTGGGAGCTCTGGCTCGTGCACTCCGGCGGAATGAGCAACCATCAGGCCCTGCGCGTGGCCACGCTGATGGGCGCCGAGGCCCTGGGCCTCGACGGCGACCTCGGCAGCATCGAGACGGGAAAGCTCGCCGATCTCGTGGTGCTGGATGCCGACCCGCTGGCCGACATCCGCAACACGAACACGGTGCGCTACGTGTTGATTGGCGGCCGGATGTACGAGGGCGCGACGCTCAATGAGGTCTGGCCGCGTCAGCGCGAGTTGCCGCCGCAGCCCTGGCGTCACGCGGCGCCGGCGGTGAACGCGGGCGTCCGTCCGTAGGCGTCGCGGCACGATGCGAGTCTGGTACGTCGACGTCACCTGGGCCCTGATGTTGCTGGGCGTGGCCCTGTGGACGGGCTGCTGCCTGGTGTTCAACCCGGTGCTACGCAGCATTCGCATCGGAGGGCTCGTGGTGGCGTACGGCGTGCTGGCGTGGATGCTCATCAGTTTGCCGTTGGCGGTCGCGGTCGCGACCTGGTGTCTGTTCGCGGCATTCGGCGGCGCGTTGTCGTTTGCCTACGAGCTGTGGGCGCGATTCCACTACCGCACGAGGGGCCGCCAGCCGCGCCCGCTGGTCCTGCTGCGCGGGTTCCTGCTGTGGCCGTCGATGATTCCGGATGCGCTCGAAGGTGTGCTCGTGGACGCCGGAGTCCTCGACGCGGATGGGAGGCACGAGCGCGCGGCATAGGAGGGAGCCGCGGACTTCAGCGTCAGTGGTGGTTGGTGGGTGGCACGTCGCAGGGTCGCTGGGAACCCGCAGCTGCCCTGCGCTATAGTTCTTCGGTCCGCCGCGCTCCGCGCGGTTTCAGTTCCCTGACATCGAGACGTCCATGCGCGCACTGCTCCTGCTGTCCGTCGCTGCCCCGACCCTGCTGCTGGCCCAGCCCCCGGGTCGCGGCGCCCAAGGCACGACGATCCAGCCCGGTGAGGAATGTCCCGCCGGCATGACCGAGGTGCGGCCCGGCCGTTGCCAGGCACCGACGATGCCCGCGCCGTCGATCGTGGACTACCGCCCTCGCAACACACTCGTGGCGCCCGAGCATCTGGTGCCCAAGGCCAAGTTCCCGGCCATCGACTACCACGGCCATCCGACGGTCCAACTCAACGACGCCGAGGCGCTGGACGGGCTGGCGGACGACCTCGACGCCATCGGCGTGCGGGTGATCGTCGCCGCCAACAACATCCGCGGGGCAAACCTGCAGCGGGTGGTGGCGATGACCCAGTCGTCGCCGCGGATGCGCGACCGCATCCGCTTCCTCACCGGCATCGACTTCAATGGCGTGGGCAGCGCGGGCTGGGCGGAGCGCGCGATCGCGGCGCTCGAGGAGGATGCGAAGGTCGGAGCCGTCGGCATCGGCGAGATCGGCAAGGGCCTGGGCCTCAGCACGCGCAAGGCCGACGGCACGCGACTGCGCATCGATGACCCCGCACTGGATCCCGTGTGGCAAGCCGCTGCGCGCCTCAGGCTGCCGGTGTTCATCCACACGGCCGATCCGCCGGAGTTCTGGCAGCCCATCGACAACCACAACGAGCGCTGGCTCGAGCTCGCCCTGTTCCCGAACCGACGCTATTCGGCGCCCGAGGATCCGGAGTTCGAGCAGTTGATGACGGAGCGCGACAATATGATCCGTCGCAACCCGAACACGACCTTTGTGGTGGCGCATATGGGTTGGCACGCCAACGACCTGCCGCGCCTCTCCAAGATGATGGAC
Protein-coding sequences here:
- a CDS encoding amidohydrolase family protein — its product is MRALLLLSVAAPTLLLAQPPGRGAQGTTIQPGEECPAGMTEVRPGRCQAPTMPAPSIVDYRPRNTLVAPEHLVPKAKFPAIDYHGHPTVQLNDAEALDGLADDLDAIGVRVIVAANNIRGANLQRVVAMTQSSPRMRDRIRFLTGIDFNGVGSAGWAERAIAALEEDAKVGAVGIGEIGKGLGLSTRKADGTRLRIDDPALDPVWQAAARLRLPVFIHTADPPEFWQPIDNHNERWLELALFPNRRYSAPEDPEFEQLMTERDNMIRRNPNTTFVVAHMGWHANDLPRLSKMMDEMPNILVEVGAVLYDIGRQPRASRDFFVKYQDRILFGKDSFQPGEYPYYWRVFETRDDYFDYYRDYHAFWKLYGIDLPDEVLKKVYYKNALRISPRMPQGGWPQ